taTCCTTACCAatctttctatttctctctctgcattaatggagcatttacatggctcattaatggagtaTTTACATGGCTGAAATTTGAACTTCTGATATATTCCCTTAAATAAgattgattcaatcttatttttgttgttcaatatatttttttttcttcaaattgcTTAATAAATGgatttttgttctaaatttctagaaaaatgtttatatatatatgtgtgtgtgtgttgtttttacatttaatatctataatttttaacattatattatgttttaacttacaaaCATATTCGGCTCAAAAaacttgaataaagtatttaatttattagataaataatataaaaatattattaaatgcttaaaatataaaagaaaagttatttgttaaagatttagaatttatttaatttttttgtgattataaagttagtatataataataatatattattatttactattaatataaaatggaagtggtagaagctaaatattgaagttttctcttaatttcatattttgggGTGTagtgtatttttgaaataaaagaaaatagtcgGGAGATGcgaaatatttttgaaataaatgaaaatagtggggaggtggaggaacattggggaggtggagggagcaacatccataaatgagtcaggttgagttggctcactaagtgactaacTCATAGTGGACTGGACCGAGTCAAGCCGAATTATCCGTTTTCACAACTCTAGATCACATATGAAAACTAATGTGAAGATGCAAATAATGAAAAGGGAGTAATTGTGTTCACTCAATTAGTAATTAAATTGGAAATAAGAAAGTTTAGTTTGACGGTAAAATAATTGGTAGTCAAtgagaaaaacaattataaaaaacagaaaaagaagaagaattacACTTGTTTGTAATTGCTAGTACTCAGCTAATTCTGTATTATTTAATCATACTTAATTATAGTGATAATAAATAAGAaggttaaataaaaattgaataaaataaaaaattataaaaaagtaaaaataattaaacatatcccaaaaataagttaaagaaTTAAGGATAAAATTCAGATAATATCTGTGGAGATGggttgttttataaaaatatgggTAATTGCCATTGATAAACATTTAATGCCCAAAACGATTTTTTGTCCTAAAGCCCAGATTGATAGTCTCCTATGTCTAACAATtatgttcaaaattatttatttccatCACATGTCTGTGCCAGGCAGTACTTATATACACAAACTCCTATCCTATTTGTCCTCTTGCTACGTCTACAACTTAActtctttcttcattcaatAGCTTCTAatagaatttagaaaataatacatatatcaacaatatttatcaaatatacaACTATTAAGTATAATTTCAGCACAACTAAGCGTGTCCAACGaatataaattacaataattgattttatgacTACATTTAACATGATAGTAAGAAATCTGTCAAGTAATCACTTTTAAGGAATAATTTTCAGgcgaaaaaaatcaaattttccaAGCAAAACAGTCTAGTATGGAGGCAAGTGATGAAACAAGGACagattacatatattttatatcttaataacCAATAAATATTTGGGAATTTAAGAGCCAGATTCAGTTTGCGGGCAAAAATGTTATATCTCATTTCCAGTTTTCACTCATCAATACAAAAGTGCTATATCATTCTCAACAATTTCCTGTTTCTGAATAATTGCACAAGAAAtagtgaaaacaataaaaagctGTTTGCACCATTTCCTAcagacattttttaaaaaaattgaaaaatgtataGTTGTTAGTAAAACAAGAAATGACAACATATTTCTATCCAATTTACCCATGACCCTAACAACTACAGATCCAAATGCCTCCTATGATGTGAAAAACCAGGAAACCCATGTCCAACATTCCAGAAAAGAACACAAAAGAGTACTCAAGAATGGATGAGGGAAGAGTTTCAACCCTCAGTTTGATTGCGTAAGCTTTACATTCTGCCCTTCCATGTTTGTGGGATTAGATCTCAACTTCCACCCAACAGTTAAACTAGGTAACCAAGAAGAGGCAACTGACATTGATTAAATTAGGTGTCAGCTAAACAGTTAGGCAGTTACTTGACATATGGTTTAAGTAGACCATAATAAGTTGGCAATTCTGTGGTTCTCTTTTCAGTTCTCTCAAATGTTGGACACTAGCAACTTAGTAAGTCTCAATACTTGATTCACAAAGGGGACTAAAAGACGCTCTGTAGCGCATTGTCTTCAcaatataacaaaaacatatctatcaacaaaatcaaatctcAAAACAACTGCAATCAAGCTACTCCAAAAAGCATAACATTACACAAAAGGAAGCCACTAAGGAATATATGTtcttaatttaatcatattatataCTCAAAAAAAGAGCAAGAATAGCAAACTGaaagtaaaaacaacaaacgAGTAACCAAAATGGTCCACTCTTCAAAGCAACCAAAGTCTATTTATACTTACACTTGACAAAAAAGTCAATTTTTATCCATTATTACTAACCTATTACAAATGCAGAAAGCACACCAAAGCAGGCCATAAACCAAATTGGAACTCAAAATACAGAAATTGAATTCGATTGCTTTAACCTATGAGTTACTTATTCAAGAATTTACACGAATTCAGTGAACACGAAAAAAAGAAAGGGCCACCATCGAACCCATTCCATGCTAACAACACGGTACGTAAAACTATCATATGGACACAATTCACATTTCCAAGTGACCAAAACCTAAACTGGAGCCTCTATTTTCTTCGAATATATGCAATGCACGTAATACAACAACGATTAAACGAAACAAATTGTTGTATATACCACAGCCAACTATATTCTAGTTTGCCCTGTTCGTTTCGTTGGGCTACCGCCAACAACCGAGACCAAACCCCCATCAGAAACTTCCGATTCATCCATATACAAATCATCGGTGTTCCGAAACGCCGCATGCAGCGCCACCAACGCCGCCGCAACGAGCAGAGCTGAAACCACGTTCAGCCAGACGCCGGTGAGGACGAGCGCCGCCACGGTGAGGGCAGCGAGCGCGGCAAGAACGAGGCGGTCGTCGAGCGTGCGGTGGAGCACGACCACAGGGCCGTCACGgaagaaatagagaaagaaCCACACGGTGAACACGGCGATGAACACGATGAGTGAAATGGGTTGCCAGAGGAGGCTGAGGAACAGGACGAGGAGCGCGATCAAGGCGTAATTCACACGGAAGTGTCCAAGATTGCGCTTGACACGAAGCGTGGCTTCGCCGAGGGAGTA
This genomic interval from Vigna radiata var. radiata cultivar VC1973A chromosome 8, Vradiata_ver6, whole genome shotgun sequence contains the following:
- the LOC106771209 gene encoding PRA1 family protein D-like, translating into MSSINLSPLSSGYNSIPSISRATAPSAFSTRRPWDEFLALRSFTLPYSLGEATLRVKRNLGHFRVNYALIALLVLFLSLLWQPISLIVFIAVFTVWFFLYFFRDGPVVVLHRTLDDRLVLAALAALTVAALVLTGVWLNVVSALLVAAALVALHAAFRNTDDLYMDESEVSDGGLVSVVGGSPTKRTGQTRI